The sequence AGACTTGTTATTCGGTTACGGTTCAAGGTGTTGTTGACCCGAATGGTGTGTTTACTGATGTGTGTATAGGGTGGCCCGGTTCGATGCCCGATGATCAAGTTTTGGAAAAATCGGCGCTTTATCAACGGGCGAATGGTGGGTTGTTGAAAAATGTTTGGATAGTTGGTGGGCCAGGGTACCCTTTAATGGATTGGGTGTTAGTACCTTATACACAACCACATTTAACATGGACTCAACATGCTTTTAATGAGAAGATTTCGGAGGTTCAAAAAGTGTCGAAAGATGCGTTTGCGAGATTGAAAGGGCGATGGTCGTGTTTACAAAAGAGAACCGAAATGAAGCTTCAAGATTTGCCGGTTGTTCTTGGTGCGTGTTGTGTTTTGCATAATATATGTGAAATTAGGAACGAAGAAATTGAACCGAGTTTGTTGATTGAAGTTGTGGATGATGAAATGGTTCCTGAACTTGCGTTGAGGTCTGCGTTTGCTAATTCGGCTAGAGACTCGATGGCTCATAATCTTTTGCACCATAATCATGCCGGAACTTCATTCTTGTGagttttttataattatatatgtataatgtatatgtatatgtatacattggGAGTACACGTAGAATCGCCATTTTGTTAAAATTCTTGTAATGGGGTTTAATCGATATGTATTGTATTCCCCTTACTGCAAATGTATGGATGAATATTTGACATTTATTTAGCTTGGATCAGCTGATAGAACATGACCATTTTGTAATTGTTACAATCATTCGATGAGCCggaattcatttttttttaaacgtATGAATTGTGCATAGACAAGTTGTAATTTGGTTGTTATACTTGAATAAATCGACATCGGAAGAATTTATCTGTACAATATGTACTTCTTTATGATCAtaccttgtgttgtagctcatgtggtagtggtctgcctctcttagcgagaggtcaggagttcgactcccgtggggtgcagcattgcacacaaggttgcccccttgaattccacccaagggtgcCTTTCGCACATTGCGTTGCGGCGCATTAGGGGagggggggttttaccgcccatgccctcaGATTGGGCCGGGTTTCCTCTTGGACAGCAGTTAGGGGCGGGTTATCCAACTACGAGAGAGGAACGcatgggtggttaagtccccctagTGATCCCGTACTACCATTAAAAAAATTTAGAAATCATGATCATTATTGTGTGAGATTCAAGTCTTATATCTTATACCGTGTAAAAACACAATGGTGGCTAAATGGGTAATCTGACCAAGGGTCAACTTATAGCAGAACATACAATCTTGAGGTTACATTTAGTAAGTGATGGATGAATTTGATATTACAAGTCTAAACACATGTAATTGTTGTTGATTATGATAACTGCACTGATATAATGCAACTAAATGATGTACAACAAGGTTACAAGCAGACTGTATACTGATTGTAATTCTTAAATAACAAGTTGCTGTTATCTTCATTTCCACTTGAAATAGTAACACTTCAGCATATTTTAGAAGGatacaaattttttttcttttctttgaaTTCTACTTTACTTGTTTAATTTGCACTTTAAGTTTCCATTTTTCTGTTTGATCATATCTATATAGCTTGCTTGATCTAGTAAACTATCATTACTAAACTACAAATATATCAAAGTGTACTTGGTCTAGCCGTATGAAGGTAACATTACAACCATGAGGTTGTTAGTTCAACTCCAAGGGTGGACATTTGTGGAAAATATATGAATTTTGTGTGAGTTCATTGACTTTCTATATAAACAACTACAAATATTCACAGATAAATTGAATAATTGTGACTATTTTATCACATTATTGATCATGTTTAATGGTGATGCTCTCATGTCAAATAATTTGTGAAGTGTACTATCTAACATGAATCACGTATTATATTATATGATGAGTATAATATAGAAAGAGTTGACCAAACAGGACAGGTATTAGCATGCCTCATGGTTGAACAAGCATGCTATTCATACGTTGACAACATTTCTAGTTTGTATTtccatttatatttataataaacgtTTGATAAAGACTTACTAAAAACAATCTACATCCATTTATGGCAGTGTTAGTATCTTTGTGGTCAAAATGATAAGCATGCATGTAACATGCTAATTGATTTGGAAACACACGTTCAAGTCGTGGTCCGTTTTTCTTAAAAACCTTATTATTTTCACACTTGTAAAATCCATTTTTAAGAGGAAATTGGTGTTATGATTGGGATCATTATAGAAACTAAAAAAAGAAGCGCTGGATTCTATTTAAACAAGAGGTGTAGCTTCACAAACAGAATTAGCAAAACAAACTACATGTGCTAAAAATGAAGAATAATACTTGTACAGTACACAAATTTAAAATCGACATAAATGACCTTAAAATTTTAAAGATGGAAGTTAGAAACCAAAAGCacccaaataaccctaaataagtttgaacataaataaaataaaattaatctcttaacatgaacCTGCAAATCTTCACTGTGGTTGTTTGCTTTGCACAATGTTCTTAATTTCTTCAACTTCATCTTCCTGTATCAACAAACCAGAAATTAAACATAATGATATCAAAAACGGATGTGTAGTATCatcaatatatatacttataaaaatTTAAGTCGTGAATTTATATTTACAAAACATGCTGGCAGTTTGCTTTTAATAATAGCATCTTTCTTTAACTTAATAAGTAAAATATTTTAGTACTAGCACATGTAAATCAAACCGCCTACAAAACCTAGTAGATAACTAACTACAGACCGATAACTCTTAACCAAATCAAATACTACATGGACATGTAGAAAGTTGAACATACCTGCAACCATATTAGACGTCTCTTCGGCTTAAGCATTGGATAAAACAAGAACCTAACTAGCTTTGTCTTTTTTATTAGGCTTCGGTGCACCAGTTTTCTTGGGGCACTGAGCGCGTACGTGCCCCTCCTCCCCACAAACATAACAGCTTTTAACAGATTCTTTGACGGGGCAATCTTTCAACACATGGTCTGTTTTCCCGCAACGAAAACATGCCCCCGATTTCACAAAGCATTCACCTGAGTGCTTTCTCTTACACTTGGCACAACTCTTCTTAGATTTACTCCCAGACCCCTCAACTTTCCCTTTTTTCTTTAAAGATCCATTTGATCCTTCAAACTTCCTCTTCACCGATTGAGGCTCCTCATCTTCAACGGCCATCTCTCTCTCCCTTTTAGTACAcaaaaataatttttaaaaataacaTAAGTATAAATAAATAATCTAGTATACATATGTAATAGAATAATAATGTTAAATAATTTACAAAGAAACTGCCACGTCAGCTTTCTCGCTTTCTCCACTGTCATGTCAATAACTACTTTTACTGAATTTGCCACATCAGCAATGGCATAGTTACTTACCTTGGAATAGCACGATCTCTCTCGTCTTTGTGGGACGGTTGTTGAGATGGATAACGACCAAGTAGACCACGCTCGTCTCTATTGGGTGGTAGTTGCAATGATTGTTGATTAGCAGCAAGATCTTGTTCCTCGTTAACACGTTGTGGTTGAGATTGAAAGTGAGCAAACCCTAGCTCCTCTTTATCGGGTGGTAGTTTAAATGGAAAATGAGCAAAATGTATCTGTAAGGCTGCTGAATCGGGTTTCTTGTTGTCAAACTTGTAACCTGCATCGTTAAATTCTCAATTGGTAAATTCACAATTCACAATTCACAATATATATTATGATATTTATAAAAAGGATTAATAAATTGGTAGAATTCACCGAACCTTGAAGGGCTTCCAAAGCAGATAGAGCATGATTCGAGTCTGAAAACTCAACAAAGCACAACACTATGGTTTTATCACCAATCTACAATTCATAATCCacaatatatattacaatatatcagtaaatatcaatatcaaacaCTAGCACAATCATTGATTAAAAATTAACAAGCACATTTCATTTACATCAGATCCCTACTTTCGGGTCTTTCCAAATCTTTGGGAAAACGCACTTCTACTTGCAGGAAACTGTTTAATCCCGGGAAAAAAAATGCACTCCGTCTTGAAGGCAAAAATGCAACTCATATAGAAACTTTTTCTTTAGTATGCTAGATTTGTAAAAGTCAATTTGATTCATTTATTTTACTTGATGTGCAGATATTAGGCTCAATCGTAACAAACTTGCTTAAAAATTTACCACATAACAGTACTAGAGGTAATAAAAAAATTCATTATGATCCATCTCTAAATAATCTGGCAAAGCAGGTAGACATTGCAAGCGGAAATTTTCAGGCTAGCAAAGACCATATGCATATTTCAGAATTTACTATATCTGCTAAGTTTTTTAAGTTAGTTTATTTATATCAATCTTCCTATTTAAAAAACATACTTTTAAGGTCATTTAAGCATTCCACAGAAAAATGAATACTAACAATTATCAAGAATATGTATGATAAATATATATCaccaataataataacagtaatggaaagaagaaacagaaaaagaaaaaagtaCACACAGTATATCAAACTTACATTTCTTGGCTCCTTGTGCACGAGTCTAATTTCTTTAAATCCAACAAAAGGGCGGAACAAATCTTTACCAGGTGTCAAGGAATAACAATTATACAATATCAACTTGTTTAAGGAGCAAGAAACATTTTAAGCATTACctgttaaaagtgttataaatttcAAATTAATTTAGCAGCAGTACTCCTGCGTCCCGTGAAGATTGTAAAATTTTCTACTTTGAGATGGACCATGAAAATTGCAACATATTTTAAGCTAATTACTTCCTTACCTCGTTTCATCATTACAAAATTTTCACTGTTGACTGTTACTTGGTTACGTGTCAACTAATAAGAGCAGGCTTTATACAATAAAGATACACTTTGTAGGATATTCAATCCATTTGACACCTTAAAGCTAAATCCTTTTATGCTAATTATTTCAAAAagaattacccatttgacccattataAACAAAACATAACCCATTCATATGCACATTCAGGTTTAAAATATCTAGATGAGGATACGAGATACTTCTCTTCGAGTACAATCAGGCGGTAGAGCATCTACAAACAATACATTCGATTTCTGACTTCCAGGTGAGACACCATTAGCCTTCCTCAAAGAATCAGGCCTTTCATCTACTATATCGCGAACTCCTGCACCCATATCGCGCATAACATCTCGTCTTCCAAGTAGATACGGGTCTTCAAAAGAAGACCGGTAACCGTTTCCACTAGTTCCAGCCGTGTATCCACCAAGAACAGTATCATTACGAACACCAATGCCCGTGATATCGTCTACACCATATGGTCCCGACCGTGATGTCAAAATCTTAAAAACATATTGAAAAAATTGTCATTAACTGTTATAATAGCaaaaacaaagaaagaaaaaaactTGTAGCAATCAACTTATTTATGTGTACAGTTCTTACATCCTTGTGCAGATAATCAGATGAGCTGCTCAAGTAATTTCGAGACAACGTTGGTACATCAGACGATAGATAACTAGTATAGGATGGTCTTGAAGCACTAGCTGTTGCAGAAAGATTAGCCTGATTAACGAATCTTGTATCAAattaatatgaaaaaaaaaaaattaattataatCGGCACAATTGAATCTTTATGCACCTTATATTTTCTGGGTAATTGGAGTTTTAGATGGTTCGATTTTATTTAGTACATAAAATCAGTCTACTCGAAAAATATATTAAAGCCTAAATTGTTAGAGTTTGTGTAGTTAACGCCACTTATAAGATGTGATTCTAGAACActatacatatacatgtacatgTACATGTACATGTACATGTACATAATGTGTGAGGGAGGCTTTCGATAAGAACCACATATTAGGTAAGAACAGTAAAAACTACTCATTATACATTACTTCGAGTCACAATATAATATCTTCACTGAAGTTCCTGCTACAATTATGATGCATTAAATTCAACAAATTCACAGTTACTGatttataataatttataatattccTGTGTGAAGTTTTCGACTTTATGA comes from Rutidosis leptorrhynchoides isolate AG116_Rl617_1_P2 chromosome 4, CSIRO_AGI_Rlap_v1, whole genome shotgun sequence and encodes:
- the LOC139839800 gene encoding uncharacterized protein isoform X2; translated protein: MGDPYWRYADTASASRPSYTSYLSSDVPTLSRNYLSSSSDYLHKDILTSRSGPYGVDDITGIGVRNDTVLGGYTAGTSGNGYRSSFEDPYLLGRRDVMRDMGAGVRDIVDERPDSLRKANGVSPGSQKSNVLFVDALPPDCTRREVSHLFRPFVGFKEIRLVHKEPRNIGDKTIVLCFVEFSDSNHALSALEALQGYKFDNKKPDSAALQIHFAHFPFKLPPDKEELGFAHFQSQPQRVNEEQDLAANQQSLQLPPNRDERGLLGRYPSQQPSHKDERDRAIPREREMAVEDEEPQSVKRKFEGSNGSLKKKGKVEGSGSKSKKSCAKCKRKHSGECFVKSGACFRCGKTDHVLKDCPVKESVKSCYVCGEEGHVRAQCPKKTGAPKPNKKDKAS
- the LOC139839800 gene encoding uncharacterized protein isoform X1, with translation MSGRHEPIPKASSRGSDYYPTYKGIDHCTCAPHSRHYGRPPYCPKANPRVKASASRPSYTSYLSSDVPTLSRNYLSSSSDYLHKDILTSRSGPYGVDDITGIGVRNDTVLGGYTAGTSGNGYRSSFEDPYLLGRRDVMRDMGAGVRDIVDERPDSLRKANGVSPGSQKSNVLFVDALPPDCTRREVSHLFRPFVGFKEIRLVHKEPRNIGDKTIVLCFVEFSDSNHALSALEALQGYKFDNKKPDSAALQIHFAHFPFKLPPDKEELGFAHFQSQPQRVNEEQDLAANQQSLQLPPNRDERGLLGRYPSQQPSHKDERDRAIPREREMAVEDEEPQSVKRKFEGSNGSLKKKGKVEGSGSKSKKSCAKCKRKHSGECFVKSGACFRCGKTDHVLKDCPVKESVKSCYVCGEEGHVRAQCPKKTGAPKPNKKDKAS